One window of Marinobacter sp. SS13-12 genomic DNA carries:
- a CDS encoding Tn3 family transposase, with protein sequence MSSLHETAYPRLKAVVSDQELAEIYTPSTQERSFARKHGRTPAARGALLILLKTVQRLGYFVHLKAVPQSITTHILACDDLSHLALSQLRVYDRNGGARQRMLETVRQQVGIKAFTVEGKAIVRELAREAATTKQDLADIINVVIEELVRQRFELPGFSTLQRTARQARSTVNTGYFRTLNAGLTAHQKNEFDQLLQVPDDSPHTSWHKLKQEPKKPTNTEVKKYLQHLEWLQGWCQRLPAVDHIPAAKYHHFILEARALGAANIKAMQSTKRYALMVLLVHAQLRRAMDDAVDIFVRKMRNIKTKAEANLNQYHLDHMKRMDKLVAQLRDVLTAVQEAPTDSERGARVAAAIQSDPDELLAECEEHMAYAGNNFIPFMLQPYRPLRPLLFNCLELLDLAATSHDQSLIEAIAILKKHRHSRKECLVLSTQPLDVSWLPERWRRLVLGAGPSQLPPGMVYRKYFELGVLTQVKRELISGDLAVANSDQYSDYRDQLVDWKVYDAQIADYSAMTDIESDPAAFVAQAHSRLSETADRIDRGFPENEYAVFHGEELVIRKHRRTAPPDGLAEIDKQLSQNLPEKNILDILVEAEKWLGLHKRFGPLSGLESKLEDPRTRFVSTLFCYGCNLGPTQTARSITTLNRRQVSWLNLRHVTEERLEQTIVQVINAYNRYRLPRHWGTGQRAAADGTKWNLYEQNLLSEYHIRYGGYGGVGYYHVSDKYIALFSHFIPCGVYEAIYILDGLIKNDSDIQPDTLHGDTQAQSAPVFGLAYLLGINLMPRIRNLKQLVFYKSDKRQRYEHINALFSETINWKLIETHVPDMLRVALSIKAGKIAPSTVLRRLGTASLKNKLYFAFRELGRVVRTTFLLDYIGSVELRRTIHAETNKTEEFNQFVKWLFFGGEGVIAENIRHEQRKVIKYNHLVANLVILHNVESMTLTLKDLKERGHHIDHDILKGLAPYRTDHINRFGDYTLDFDRQVSPMSYNTKII encoded by the coding sequence ATGAGTAGCCTCCATGAAACCGCCTATCCGCGATTGAAGGCGGTGGTCTCGGATCAAGAACTGGCAGAAATTTATACACCCTCTACCCAGGAACGATCCTTTGCCCGAAAGCACGGTCGAACTCCGGCTGCTCGTGGCGCCCTACTCATTCTCCTGAAAACAGTGCAGCGTCTGGGCTACTTTGTCCATCTCAAAGCCGTTCCCCAATCCATTACAACGCACATTCTGGCGTGCGACGACCTTTCACATCTCGCATTGAGCCAGCTCAGGGTCTACGACCGCAATGGCGGCGCCCGTCAGCGGATGCTGGAGACGGTTCGTCAACAGGTGGGCATCAAGGCGTTCACCGTTGAAGGCAAGGCAATTGTACGGGAACTAGCGCGTGAAGCGGCCACCACCAAGCAGGACCTGGCGGACATCATCAATGTGGTGATTGAAGAGCTGGTGCGCCAGCGTTTTGAGTTACCGGGTTTTTCAACGTTGCAACGGACCGCGCGTCAGGCTCGCAGCACGGTTAATACCGGTTACTTCCGGACGCTCAATGCGGGTTTGACAGCGCATCAAAAAAACGAATTTGACCAGTTGCTGCAAGTGCCGGACGATTCCCCTCATACCAGTTGGCACAAGTTGAAACAGGAACCCAAAAAGCCAACCAACACGGAAGTGAAGAAGTATCTCCAGCATCTGGAATGGCTTCAGGGCTGGTGTCAACGATTGCCCGCTGTTGATCACATTCCCGCCGCCAAATATCACCACTTCATACTGGAAGCACGAGCGCTGGGCGCGGCCAACATCAAGGCGATGCAGAGCACCAAGCGCTATGCCTTAATGGTTCTGCTGGTCCATGCCCAATTGCGTCGCGCGATGGACGATGCGGTCGACATCTTTGTCCGCAAGATGCGCAACATCAAGACCAAGGCAGAAGCCAACCTGAACCAGTATCACCTGGATCATATGAAGCGCATGGACAAGCTGGTGGCTCAACTGCGTGACGTACTGACCGCCGTCCAGGAAGCGCCAACGGACTCCGAGCGAGGTGCCCGAGTGGCGGCTGCCATCCAGAGCGATCCTGATGAATTACTGGCAGAGTGTGAGGAACACATGGCCTACGCTGGCAATAACTTCATCCCGTTCATGCTGCAACCCTACCGCCCGTTACGCCCCCTGTTATTCAATTGCCTTGAACTGCTGGATCTGGCGGCAACCAGCCACGATCAATCCTTGATTGAGGCGATTGCGATTCTGAAAAAGCACCGGCACAGCCGAAAGGAATGCCTTGTGCTCAGCACTCAACCCCTCGACGTGTCCTGGCTACCGGAGCGTTGGCGCCGTTTGGTATTGGGGGCCGGGCCAAGCCAGCTACCGCCCGGCATGGTCTACCGGAAGTATTTCGAGCTGGGCGTACTGACACAGGTGAAGCGTGAACTGATTTCCGGCGATCTCGCGGTCGCGAACAGCGACCAGTATAGTGACTACCGCGATCAGCTGGTGGATTGGAAAGTCTATGATGCCCAGATAGCGGACTACAGTGCGATGACTGATATCGAATCCGATCCAGCCGCTTTTGTGGCACAAGCCCACTCTCGGTTGAGCGAAACGGCCGACCGCATTGACCGTGGCTTCCCGGAGAATGAATACGCCGTCTTCCATGGTGAAGAGCTGGTGATCCGGAAGCACCGTCGTACGGCGCCTCCGGATGGGTTAGCTGAGATCGACAAGCAGTTATCCCAGAATTTGCCCGAAAAGAATATCCTCGACATCCTGGTGGAAGCCGAAAAATGGCTGGGCCTCCACAAACGCTTTGGACCACTTTCCGGGTTGGAGAGCAAGCTGGAAGACCCCCGTACCCGCTTTGTTTCGACCTTGTTTTGCTATGGCTGCAATCTCGGGCCAACTCAGACCGCCCGATCCATCACGACACTTAATCGCCGGCAGGTGTCCTGGCTCAACCTGCGGCATGTCACCGAAGAGCGCTTGGAGCAGACCATTGTGCAGGTTATCAATGCCTACAACCGCTACCGGCTGCCGCGACACTGGGGAACTGGCCAGCGGGCTGCCGCCGATGGCACAAAATGGAACCTGTACGAACAGAATCTGCTATCGGAATACCACATACGGTACGGTGGCTACGGCGGGGTGGGCTACTACCACGTCTCCGACAAATACATCGCGCTGTTCAGCCACTTCATCCCTTGCGGCGTTTATGAGGCCATTTACATCCTTGACGGGCTAATCAAAAACGATTCCGATATCCAGCCTGACACCTTGCATGGCGATACTCAGGCGCAAAGTGCGCCCGTCTTCGGGTTGGCTTACCTGCTGGGTATCAACCTGATGCCCCGCATCCGGAATCTGAAGCAGCTGGTGTTCTACAAGTCTGACAAACGCCAACGGTATGAGCACATCAATGCTTTGTTCAGCGAGACTATCAACTGGAAACTGATTGAAACCCATGTGCCGGACATGCTCCGGGTGGCGCTATCGATTAAGGCTGGAAAAATCGCACCGTCCACGGTACTGCGACGTTTAGGTACCGCAAGCCTCAAGAACAAACTCTACTTTGCTTTCCGGGAACTGGGGAGGGTCGTTCGGACAACCTTTCTTCTGGACTACATTGGCAGCGTGGAGTTGCGGCGAACCATTCATGCGGAGACGAACAAAACGGAAGAGTTCAACCAGTTCGTGAAATGGCTGTTCTTCGGCGGCGAGGGGGTGATCGCCGAGAATATCCGTCACGAGCAACGGAAGGTGATCAAATATAACCACTTGGTGGCCAACCTGGTCATTCTTCACAATGTGGAGTCGATGACGTTAACCCTTAAAGATCTCAAAGAGCGCGGTCATCATATTGATCACGATATTCTCAAAGGGCTGGCCCCATACCGCACGGACCATATCAACCGATTTGGCGATTATACGCTTGATTTTGATCGGCAGGTTTCACCCATGAGCTACAATACTAAAATAATTTAA
- a CDS encoding cation diffusion facilitator family transporter, with protein MGHEHVHMSPETKDKRVAVAIWANGILTLAQIAGGIFAGSLALIADAIHNFSDMASLIIAFAARKIARRPADSKMTFGYGRIEVVAALINYTTLIMIGLYLIYEGGMRFLDPVEIKGWWIVWLGIVALVVDALTALLTYSMQKGSVNIRALFLHNLSDAFASIAVVVGGALILLYDMRWVDPAITIGIASYILYLGLTEIGGTIRTLMLGSPVDIDTDSVIEVVSNVDGVIDLHHVHFWQMGEHDASLDAHVVVEMSAWNELEPIKDRIKQALEKDFNITHSTLEFEHPDYKHEGAHTYGHG; from the coding sequence ATGGGCCACGAACATGTTCACATGTCCCCCGAAACCAAGGATAAAAGGGTTGCAGTAGCCATCTGGGCGAACGGCATCCTGACTCTCGCCCAGATCGCGGGAGGGATCTTTGCCGGCAGCTTGGCGCTGATTGCCGATGCTATACATAACTTCTCGGACATGGCATCGCTGATTATCGCGTTCGCGGCCCGTAAGATTGCGCGTCGCCCGGCTGACTCAAAGATGACCTTCGGCTACGGGCGAATAGAGGTAGTTGCAGCCCTCATAAATTACACCACTTTGATCATGATAGGGCTCTACCTGATATATGAGGGTGGCATGCGGTTCCTTGATCCGGTGGAAATCAAGGGATGGTGGATAGTCTGGCTTGGCATTGTCGCACTGGTAGTGGACGCGTTGACCGCGCTGCTGACCTACTCAATGCAGAAGGGCAGCGTTAATATTCGTGCGTTGTTTCTACACAACTTGTCTGATGCGTTTGCGTCGATAGCAGTTGTTGTAGGCGGAGCCCTTATTCTACTCTACGACATGCGCTGGGTTGATCCCGCGATCACCATTGGCATCGCCAGCTATATTCTCTATCTGGGCCTGACAGAAATTGGCGGGACCATCAGAACACTCATGCTGGGGAGTCCTGTGGATATCGACACAGATTCCGTCATTGAGGTCGTATCAAACGTAGACGGCGTTATCGACCTTCACCACGTACATTTTTGGCAGATGGGTGAGCATGATGCCTCGCTCGACGCCCATGTGGTTGTCGAGATGAGTGCGTGGAATGAACTTGAGCCAATCAAGGACAGGATAAAACAGGCTCTGGAAAAAGACTTCAACATAACTCACTCAACACTGGAATTTGAACACCCTGACTACAAGCATGAGGGGGCTCATACCTATGGGCATGGCTAA
- a CDS encoding type IV conjugative transfer system protein TraL, with product MNESRLPIYLHQPLQVLWFDAHEMAIIVIFYLGAAIFGGIAWLALFIGPALLIPMKRKRARGWFSHLAYANGFFELKGYPFPTATQFHE from the coding sequence ATGAACGAATCACGACTACCGATTTACCTTCATCAACCGCTTCAAGTTCTGTGGTTTGACGCGCATGAAATGGCGATCATCGTGATCTTCTATCTTGGCGCTGCCATTTTCGGTGGCATTGCCTGGTTGGCGCTGTTCATCGGTCCGGCCCTCCTCATTCCTATGAAGCGAAAGCGAGCCCGAGGTTGGTTTAGCCACCTGGCTTATGCCAACGGCTTTTTTGAGCTCAAAGGCTATCCCTTTCCCACCGCCACCCAATTCCATGAGTGA
- a CDS encoding saccharopine dehydrogenase NADP-binding domain-containing protein: MRQGSKSVLILGGYGAAGTAIATLLGQRIEGKIVLAGRSLEKGRKRAEQLDREAGATGRFSARSVDVADAEQTRQCPHGQNVVIVACGLSVSAIESLVQGCIANRADYIDITPNPRKLEIFQSMRGSAKILTKSSKKLTNLLNLNYFSIVAHG; the protein is encoded by the coding sequence ATGAGGCAGGGCAGCAAGAGCGTACTTATCCTTGGCGGTTACGGAGCTGCAGGAACGGCCATTGCAACTCTTTTGGGGCAACGGATCGAAGGCAAGATTGTCTTGGCAGGCCGGTCGCTGGAAAAAGGGCGCAAACGGGCGGAACAGTTAGATCGCGAAGCCGGTGCCACAGGGCGTTTCAGCGCCAGGTCAGTTGATGTGGCCGACGCTGAACAAACGAGGCAATGCCCGCATGGGCAGAATGTCGTTATTGTCGCGTGTGGTCTTTCGGTGTCTGCAATTGAGAGCCTGGTTCAAGGCTGTATCGCGAATCGAGCCGACTACATCGATATCACGCCGAATCCGCGCAAGCTTGAAATATTTCAGAGCATGCGAGGGTCGGCAAAGATTCTGACGAAATCCTCCAAAAAGTTAACTAACCTATTGAATTTAAATTATTTTAGTATTGTAGCTCATGGGTGA
- a CDS encoding DsbC family protein, whose protein sequence is MKFSRIVLAIVSIALALTANATTLEAVKKTLSAKFSNSKIHDVRPAPVDGLYEVTLSGAQVIYFSPANNALLFGEIYDLEGQSLTAEAIARANRLRLEDLPYDQALVLGPENGIPIIEFTDPDCPYCLRYDEFIRDSKVPVKRVIFFMTSIHPQTAPAKAQHILCSEDKAAAFDDIYLRRSQPTATCETGAAQLEVHANVSSQWRVQGTPTLILDGSPVTGFRKEVISNYLATKTKES, encoded by the coding sequence ATGAAATTTTCTCGCATCGTTTTGGCAATCGTGTCGATTGCGCTCGCGCTAACAGCCAATGCAACAACCCTTGAAGCGGTTAAGAAAACGCTGTCCGCGAAATTTTCAAATTCCAAAATCCACGATGTGAGGCCGGCGCCAGTCGATGGGCTGTATGAGGTGACGTTAAGCGGGGCTCAGGTAATTTATTTCTCTCCTGCCAATAACGCCCTCTTATTTGGCGAGATTTATGACCTCGAAGGCCAGTCGCTCACCGCTGAAGCGATAGCCAGGGCCAACCGCCTTCGACTTGAAGACCTTCCCTACGACCAAGCGCTCGTTCTCGGTCCTGAAAACGGCATACCCATTATCGAATTTACCGACCCTGATTGCCCGTATTGCCTGCGCTACGACGAATTCATTCGTGATTCGAAGGTCCCGGTAAAGCGCGTGATCTTTTTCATGACATCAATCCACCCCCAAACCGCGCCGGCAAAAGCCCAGCACATTCTGTGTTCGGAGGATAAAGCTGCCGCTTTTGATGACATCTATTTGCGTCGATCCCAACCAACTGCGACCTGCGAAACCGGCGCAGCTCAGCTTGAGGTTCACGCCAACGTATCGAGCCAGTGGAGAGTTCAAGGAACGCCAACACTGATTCTCGATGGAAGCCCAGTAACGGGCTTTCGGAAAGAGGTGATTTCCAACTACCTCGCTACCAAAACCAAGGAGAGTTAA
- the lspA gene encoding signal peptidase II, whose protein sequence is MSEHRARFSTLIFLGFSALIALADQMIKWLVQQSMAYGQSVEITPFFNWVHVWNKGAAFSLFADGGGWQRYFFIAIAVVVSAVLVKLIRDSHQRTESLALAMVLGGAFGNVIDRVFRGYVVDYLDFHWQSWHWPAFNLADVFIVLGVAMIFATSFRGETSGGNKAKNYQNE, encoded by the coding sequence ATGTCTGAACATCGTGCTAGATTTTCAACGCTTATCTTTCTCGGCTTTTCCGCACTGATAGCGCTTGCCGACCAAATGATTAAATGGCTCGTACAGCAATCCATGGCTTACGGCCAATCGGTTGAGATCACTCCTTTCTTTAATTGGGTGCACGTTTGGAATAAAGGCGCAGCCTTCAGTCTCTTTGCCGATGGCGGGGGCTGGCAGCGATATTTTTTTATTGCGATAGCCGTTGTCGTCTCAGCTGTTCTGGTCAAATTGATTCGGGACAGCCATCAGCGAACAGAATCCTTGGCCTTAGCGATGGTACTTGGCGGCGCATTCGGAAATGTCATCGATCGGGTTTTTCGAGGTTATGTTGTCGATTACCTGGATTTTCATTGGCAATCCTGGCATTGGCCGGCGTTCAATCTTGCCGACGTCTTTATAGTCCTGGGCGTGGCCATGATTTTCGCCACGAGCTTCAGGGGTGAAACCAGTGGCGGAAACAAGGCTAAAAACTACCAAAATGAATAG
- a CDS encoding cytochrome c oxidase assembly protein: MSLLDYLLPYDFSPLTVLSYMLVLGFYGIGLLRMPDQDRPGALRIFAFTLGVIICYAVMQTRFDYYAQYMFFVHRGQHLILHHIGPILIALSNPLPVMRFWFEKISPGWKRKLRPLGWIYQVLQQPFIALFLFVGLIYFWLWPSIHFDAMLSRDLYWVMNWSMLLDGLLFWWLIFDPRPPAITSSLGYGRRMLVLAAAGVLQMFLGAWIVFSRDMVYDVYEVCGRAWPLDPEVDQLLGGMLTYIPPAMMSILGILLMLRRAMHQDGKYTNHPKKLKETTS; the protein is encoded by the coding sequence ATGTCACTGCTAGACTACCTTCTACCCTACGATTTCTCGCCGCTAACCGTGCTGAGCTACATGCTCGTGCTGGGGTTCTATGGCATCGGACTGCTTCGGATGCCGGATCAGGATCGGCCCGGCGCGCTGCGAATCTTTGCTTTCACATTGGGGGTAATAATCTGTTATGCGGTGATGCAGACCCGCTTTGATTACTACGCGCAGTACATGTTCTTCGTTCATCGGGGCCAGCACCTGATTCTTCATCACATCGGACCTATCCTGATCGCACTGTCCAACCCCTTGCCGGTCATGCGGTTCTGGTTTGAAAAAATAAGCCCGGGCTGGAAACGCAAACTCCGGCCTCTGGGTTGGATTTATCAGGTTCTGCAGCAGCCCTTCATCGCCCTTTTCCTTTTTGTTGGGCTCATTTATTTCTGGCTGTGGCCATCGATCCATTTCGACGCCATGCTCAGCCGGGATCTGTACTGGGTCATGAACTGGAGCATGTTGCTGGATGGTCTGCTGTTCTGGTGGTTGATCTTTGATCCAAGACCGCCGGCGATCACCTCATCACTTGGGTATGGCAGACGCATGTTGGTTCTGGCTGCCGCAGGTGTGCTTCAGATGTTTCTTGGGGCGTGGATCGTGTTCTCACGTGACATGGTCTACGACGTTTACGAAGTCTGTGGCAGAGCCTGGCCGCTGGACCCGGAAGTCGACCAGCTTCTGGGCGGCATGCTGACCTATATCCCTCCAGCCATGATGAGCATCCTTGGCATTCTTCTGATGCTCCGGCGAGCCATGCATCAGGACGGAAAATATACCAATCATCCCAAAAAACTGAAGGAAACAACCTCATGA
- a CDS encoding SCO family protein produces MRTGFWRQPTKIVPAISMMVLAMLLTGCLGNDEDWHGKNISGLMPELEFDLINSQGDPVSGSNYSGRVRMLFFGFTSCPDVCPTALQKLNQATSGLSPELQDEVLTLFVSVDPKRDKPERLAEYVDFFGDNIVGLTGKEQQLRELAKRYRTTFGYDEPGPDGNYAVSHSSAIYVFDREGNPRLLMRPDLSKEEIRHDLVALIQEDS; encoded by the coding sequence ATGAGGACCGGTTTCTGGCGACAGCCCACCAAAATCGTACCGGCCATTTCAATGATGGTTTTGGCCATGTTGCTTACGGGTTGCCTCGGCAACGACGAAGACTGGCATGGGAAAAACATCAGTGGCCTGATGCCTGAGCTTGAGTTCGACCTGATCAACAGCCAGGGCGACCCTGTATCTGGCAGCAATTACAGTGGCCGCGTAAGAATGCTGTTTTTCGGGTTTACCTCATGCCCCGATGTGTGCCCGACTGCCCTGCAAAAACTTAATCAGGCAACCAGTGGCTTGTCTCCAGAGCTTCAGGACGAAGTGCTCACTTTATTCGTGAGTGTCGACCCCAAACGTGACAAGCCTGAGCGCCTCGCAGAATACGTCGATTTTTTCGGTGATAATATTGTCGGTCTCACCGGAAAAGAGCAGCAACTTCGGGAACTGGCTAAACGCTATCGGACAACCTTCGGTTATGACGAACCTGGCCCAGACGGCAACTATGCGGTTTCCCACAGTAGCGCGATTTATGTATTTGATCGCGAAGGCAACCCTCGCTTGTTAATGCGGCCAGACCTGAGCAAAGAAGAAATCAGACACGATCTCGTTGCTCTTATTCAGGAAGACTCTTGA
- a CDS encoding SRPBCC family protein has protein sequence MGRKIAVTMLFIVAFLMIFAGFNPRKVDVTESVVVNAPRADIWQAVTDFEGTFHRSNDAHILTEVTSRQGTGFVDGLRFFQVETVGGIKGVLDGRVYDVFPPTRYRWSAETTYSLWGLDIVDVFEGGDLRIEKTGSEKGWRLSHRVYGVFPDSFKGRALSWFMSAFMDIESDAARHTRVELEYVKKKLEQR, from the coding sequence ATGGGACGAAAGATAGCGGTTACCATGCTTTTTATCGTCGCTTTTCTCATGATCTTTGCGGGTTTCAATCCCCGTAAAGTGGACGTCACTGAGAGTGTCGTTGTGAATGCGCCTCGTGCAGATATTTGGCAAGCAGTGACCGATTTCGAAGGCACCTTTCACCGATCGAACGATGCTCACATTTTGACTGAGGTAACGAGCCGACAAGGTACGGGTTTTGTTGATGGGCTTAGGTTTTTCCAGGTCGAAACGGTTGGTGGAATAAAAGGGGTTCTGGACGGGCGCGTGTACGACGTCTTTCCGCCAACACGTTACAGATGGTCAGCCGAAACCACCTATAGCCTTTGGGGGCTCGACATCGTTGACGTGTTCGAGGGAGGAGATTTACGAATTGAAAAGACGGGCTCCGAGAAAGGATGGCGTCTCTCTCATCGGGTATACGGAGTCTTTCCCGATTCTTTCAAAGGCAGAGCCTTGAGTTGGTTCATGTCCGCCTTTATGGATATCGAGTCAGACGCAGCGCGACATACCAGGGTTGAGCTGGAGTACGTCAAAAAGAAGCTTGAACAACGATGA
- a CDS encoding thioredoxin domain-containing protein, translating to MRTRTLVVSLILFCLAVFTAAFVVYDRSQVTSETATVDKTPLVRDYSPIIGPEDAPVTIVEFFDPSCEGCRAMHPYVKQIQAAYPEKVRLVLRYVLFHKGSEEAVRILETAREQKVYKPVLDAVMEAQPQWHDDPDIKAAWDAAKSAGLDVEAARASMNSPEIDGIIQQDAADVKGVGISGTPTFYVNGEKLSRLGPQELYDLVTSKVESSK from the coding sequence GTGCGAACCCGAACTTTGGTCGTGAGCCTCATCCTTTTCTGCCTAGCGGTATTCACTGCCGCTTTTGTTGTATATGACCGCTCTCAGGTTACTAGCGAAACTGCCACTGTCGACAAAACTCCCTTGGTAAGGGACTATTCTCCTATCATAGGCCCCGAAGACGCACCGGTAACCATTGTTGAGTTCTTCGATCCCTCCTGCGAAGGGTGTCGGGCTATGCATCCCTATGTGAAACAGATTCAGGCTGCGTACCCGGAAAAAGTGCGCCTGGTCCTGCGCTACGTTTTGTTTCACAAAGGCTCGGAGGAGGCCGTCAGAATCCTGGAGACGGCTCGCGAACAGAAGGTCTATAAGCCGGTGCTTGACGCTGTCATGGAGGCACAGCCCCAATGGCATGATGACCCCGATATCAAGGCAGCATGGGATGCAGCAAAGTCAGCGGGACTCGATGTTGAGGCCGCCCGTGCCAGTATGAACTCTCCCGAAATTGACGGCATTATTCAACAAGATGCTGCGGACGTTAAAGGGGTCGGAATTTCTGGTACGCCGACATTCTACGTTAACGGAGAAAAGTTGAGTCGGCTGGGGCCTCAGGAACTGTACGACCTTGTGACGTCCAAGGTAGAGTCATCGAAATAA
- a CDS encoding arsenic resistance protein produces the protein MRDIIERNQVWAYLIAVVLGLFVGWKTSPGEVVPDYLIWTLLGVLLYATFTQTPLTHLSGVFRDRRFMGALLTGNFLVMPAITALLVLALPNNDALKLGVLLVLLMPCTDWFVTFTHLGKGDSTRAIAATPVLLIAQLVLLPLYLWLFLGNQFGVNLELERHLLPAFIGLIVVPLILAFLTQTWAENSRNATGFIRFMGLMPVPLLTVVLFIISMAQVSQIASTSGIVWILMVLFPTYLLAAALVGKVLRQVFQLPPETGRTIVFSLGTRNSFVVLPLALSMPEAWAAAVVVIVVQSLVELFGMMFYLRWVPNRLLPNT, from the coding sequence ATGCGAGACATAATTGAACGCAATCAGGTCTGGGCCTACCTCATCGCTGTTGTCCTCGGCCTTTTCGTAGGTTGGAAGACTTCTCCCGGCGAGGTTGTGCCGGACTACCTGATCTGGACACTACTCGGGGTTCTGCTCTACGCCACATTTACCCAAACTCCGTTGACTCATCTGTCAGGTGTATTCCGGGATCGTCGGTTCATGGGTGCCTTGCTGACCGGCAATTTCTTGGTGATGCCAGCGATAACCGCCTTGTTGGTATTGGCACTGCCAAACAATGATGCGCTGAAGCTGGGCGTGCTTCTGGTATTGCTGATGCCCTGTACCGACTGGTTTGTCACCTTTACTCATCTGGGGAAGGGGGACAGCACCCGAGCCATTGCGGCAACGCCGGTTCTGCTGATTGCTCAATTGGTTCTTCTGCCACTGTACTTGTGGCTCTTCCTAGGCAACCAGTTTGGGGTGAATCTTGAGCTTGAGCGGCACCTCCTACCTGCCTTTATCGGGCTGATTGTCGTTCCACTTATCCTGGCATTTCTGACGCAAACATGGGCCGAAAACTCCAGAAATGCCACCGGGTTCATTCGCTTCATGGGTCTGATGCCGGTCCCTCTGCTTACAGTCGTACTGTTCATCATCTCGATGGCACAGGTCAGCCAGATCGCCAGTACCAGTGGCATTGTCTGGATCTTGATGGTTCTTTTTCCGACTTATCTACTAGCAGCGGCATTGGTTGGGAAAGTCCTGCGCCAGGTCTTCCAGTTGCCGCCCGAGACCGGACGAACGATTGTCTTCAGCCTTGGCACGCGCAACTCCTTTGTGGTTTTACCTTTGGCACTGTCAATGCCAGAAGCCTGGGCGGCGGCCGTTGTGGTAATTGTCGTCCAGTCGTTAGTGGAACTGTTTGGAATGATGTTCTATCTGAGGTGGGTGCCCAACCGGCTGCTACCAAACACTTAA
- a CDS encoding cation transporter: MSSDCNGQCGSEVSVVDNSFKGPTTASDAQVSIYKVPKMDCPSEERMIRMALTGFDNIQSLSFDLSNRKLEIIHQGETGPITSKLETLGLGASLQKTEDASPESLRAAELSHANETEESGTLWILLAINGLMFLVEMTMGLIAQSAGLIADSLDMLADAAVYGLALYAVGHGIKMQVRAAHVAGILQLILAAGVLVEVGRRFLFGSDPQSLMMMAVASVALIANISCLLLIAKHREGGAHMKASWIFSANDVVINLGVVLAGLLVAWTGSNYPDLIIGGVVGGVVLIGAKRILALKG; this comes from the coding sequence ATGAGTAGCGACTGTAATGGACAGTGTGGCAGTGAAGTATCTGTCGTCGACAATAGCTTTAAGGGACCCACCACCGCTTCTGACGCCCAAGTCAGCATTTATAAAGTGCCCAAGATGGATTGCCCCTCGGAAGAACGAATGATTCGAATGGCGCTCACGGGTTTTGACAACATTCAGTCACTCTCATTCGACCTATCGAATCGAAAGCTGGAAATTATCCATCAAGGCGAAACCGGACCTATTACCAGCAAACTGGAAACCCTGGGTCTGGGCGCTTCCTTGCAGAAGACGGAAGACGCCAGCCCTGAGTCCCTCAGGGCGGCTGAATTGTCTCATGCCAACGAGACTGAGGAATCCGGCACTTTATGGATACTGCTGGCAATCAACGGCCTGATGTTTCTGGTCGAGATGACGATGGGCCTGATCGCGCAGTCTGCTGGCCTAATTGCAGACTCGCTAGACATGCTTGCCGACGCTGCCGTCTACGGTCTTGCGCTTTACGCCGTTGGGCACGGCATCAAAATGCAGGTCAGAGCGGCGCATGTTGCCGGTATTCTCCAGCTTATCCTTGCCGCTGGGGTATTGGTTGAAGTTGGCAGGCGCTTTCTGTTTGGCAGTGATCCGCAGTCGCTGATGATGATGGCCGTCGCATCTGTCGCCCTTATCGCCAACATCAGCTGTCTGCTCCTAATCGCCAAACACCGCGAGGGCGGCGCCCATATGAAAGCCAGTTGGATCTTTTCAGCCAATGATGTGGTTATCAATCTGGGAGTTGTCCTTGCGGGACTTCTTGTTGCCTGGACCGGCTCCAACTACCCAGACCTAATTATTGGCGGCGTTGTGGGTGGCGTTGTACTCATTGGTGCCAAGCGCATCCTTGCACTAAAAGGATAA